One window of Siniperca chuatsi isolate FFG_IHB_CAS linkage group LG15, ASM2008510v1, whole genome shotgun sequence genomic DNA carries:
- the stxbp5b gene encoding syntaxin-binding protein 5 isoform X11 — translation MKKFNIRKVLDGLTAASSSSSTTAQPGTPRENDIIQETLQSEHFQLCKTVRHGFPYQPSSMAFDPVQKILAVGTQSGALRLFGRAGVECYCQHESGAAVIQLQFLINEGALVSALTDDSIHLWNLRQKIPAILHSLKFSRERITYCHLPFQSKWLYIGTERGNIHIVNVESFTLSGYVIMWNKAIELSTKTHPGPVVHISDNPMDEGKLLIGFECGVVVLWDLKCKKADYRYSYDEAIHSVAWHHEGKQFVCSHSDGTLTTWNVRVPAKPAQIITPHGKQPKDGKKPEPCKPILKVEYKTTRAGDPFMVLSGGLSYDTVGRRACLTVMHGKSTAVLEMDYPIVDFLTLCETPYPNDFQEPYAVVVLLEKDLVVIDLGQIGYPIFENPYPLTIHESPVTCCEYFADCPAELIPALYSVGSRQKRQGYSKKEWPISGGNWGQGAQSYPEIIITGHADGTIKFWDASALMLQVLYKLKTAKVFERARGKEDKPSTEIVEEDPFAIQTSSWCPESRMLCVAGVSAHVIIYRFSKQEVTTEDVQLLEVRMQCEFSNGDSPDPGGQQTPTLLTPGASSSPQEIEPPTQSSTGSNSTDGPRDNIPCLQVRSSPLKQSPGYQVELVIQLVWVSGEPPQPITSLAINSSYGLVVLGNSNGLAVVDYLQKTLLLNMGTTELYSPSDPYPRQPRSPRKPRQPSGAPCDSNDGSNTSEDRCKSPTSAKMSRKISSSSEQKPDLDAKDNSFTRSRSSSVTSIDRESREAISSFHFCESFPRKMDNLVSPCLLVGTTQGSVTMVALSLPPSGDQRLQQPVSISSCGTMVRLKGGILTMALLDATGTLLPPSYEPWYDSNASDEEKEKSRKRRPASPPLSQEGQDSQFAVLCSEKQAKVVAMPSQTRIYKHNITETSFVLRADVVQMTGANCIACFCANGHIMTLSLPSLRPLLDVNYLPLTDMRIARTFCFSNLGQALYLISATEIQRITYSQETCDNLQEMLSELFTPVETPEAPNRGFFKGLFGGGAQSLDREDLFGETAAGKASRSLAQHIPGPGSMEGMKSAASGVVGDLARARIALDERGQKLGELEERTAAMMASADSFSKHAHDMMLKYKDKKWYQL, via the exons CTTTGGCCGTGCGGGTGTGGAGTGCTACTGTCAGCATGAGAGCGGTGCTGCTGTCATCCAGCTCCAGTTCCTGATCAACGAG GGGGCGCTGGTGAGTGCCTTAACTGATGACAGCATCCACCTGTGGAACCTGAGGCAAAAAATCCCTGCAATACTGCATTCACTCAAGTTCAGCAGGGAGAG AATCACATACTGCCACCTGCCCTTCCAGAGCAAATGGCTTTACATCGGCACAGAAAGAGGAAACATCCACATTGTCAACGTGGAGTCCTTCACTCTCTCAGGCTACGTCATCATGTGGAACAAAGCCATCGAACT ATCCACCAAGACACACCCAGGGCCTGTCGTGCACATCAGTGATAACCCCATGGATGAAGGAAAG CTTCTGATTGGATTTGAGTGTGGGGTAGTGGTGTTGTGGGATTTGAAGTGCAAAAAAGCTGACTACCGCTACAGTTATGATGAG GCGATCCACTCTGTAGCCTGGCACCATGAGGGTAAACAGTTTGTTTGCAGCCACTCTGATGGCACTCTGACCACATGGAATGTACGAGTCCCAGCCAAGCCTGCACAGATCATCACACCACATG GAAAGCAGCCTAAGGATGGAAAAAAGCCAGAGCCATGCAAGCCTATCCTGAAGGTGGAGTACAAAACAACAAGGGCTGG GGACCCATTCATGGTCCTGTCTGGAGGTCTGTCTTATGACACAGTGGGGAGGAGAGCCTGTCTGACTGTGATGCATGGAAAGAGCACTGCCGTCCTGGAGATGGACTACCCCATTGTAGATTTCCTTACACTGTGTGAAACTCCATATCCAAATG ACTTTCAGGAGCCTTATGCTGTGGTGGTCCTCCTCGAGAAGGATTTAGTTGTAATAGACCTTGGACAGATTGG GTACCCTATATTTGAGAATCCATATCCTCTGACTATCCATGAGTCACCAGTGACCTGCTGTGAATACTTTGCTGACTGCCCTGCTGAACTTATTCCTGCACTTTATTCTGTCGGCAGCCGGCAAAAGAGACAAGGTTACAGCAAGAAG GAATGGCCCATTAGTGGGGGAAACTGGGGCCAAGGCGCTCAGAGTTACCCAGAGATCATAATCACTGG ACATGCTGATGGGACGATCAAATTTTGGGATGCTTCTGCAT TAATGCTTCAAGTGCTGTACAAGCTGAAGACTGCTAAGGTTTTTGAGAGGGCTCGCGGTAAGGAGGATAAGCCAAGTACAGAAATAGTAGAGGAGGACCCGTTTGCCATCCAAACCTCATCCTGGTGCCCTGAGAGCAGGATGCTCTGTGTGGCTGGGGTGTCTGCCCACGTTATCATCTATAGGTTCAGCAAACAAGAAGTCACCACTGAAGATGTGCAG CTTTTGGAGGTGCGGATGCAGTGTGAGTTTAGCAATGGGGACTCTCCTGACCCAGGGGGGCAGCAGACCCCCACCCTGCTCACCCCAGGAGCTTCCTCCAGCCCTCAGGAGATCGAGCCACCCACTCAGTCCTCCACAGGCAGCAACTCCACTGATGGACCCCGAGACAATATACCATGCCTGCA GGTGCGGAGCTCCCCACTGAAGCAGTCTCCGGGCTACCAGGTGGAGCTGGTGATCCAGCTGGTGTGGGTGAGCGGGGAGCCACCTCAGCCGATCACCAGCCTGGCTATCAACTCCTCCTACGGCCT tgtggTGTTAGGAAACAGTAATGGCCTGGCTGTGGTGGACTACCTCCAGAAAACTCTGCTTCTCAACATGGGCACAACAGAGCTGTACAGCCCATCTGACCCCTACCCGAGGCAGCCTCGCTCCCCACGCAAACCACGACAGCCCTCTGGAG CACCCTGTGATTCCAACGATGGGTCCAACACCTCAGAGGACCGCTGCAAATCACCTACTTCAG CCAAGATGTCACGGAAAATTAGCTCGTCTAGCGAGCAAAAGCCAGACCTGG ATGCCAAGGATAACTCATTCACCCGCTCACGTAGTTCAAGTGTAACCAGCATAGACAGAGAATCTCGAGAGGCCATCTCCTCCTTTCACTTCTGTGAGAGTTTCCCCAGGAAGATGGACAACCTGGTCAGCCCCTGTCTGCTGGTGGGAACCACCCAGGGCTCTGTGACGATGGTGGCCCTCAGCCTGCCACCCAGTGGGGACCAGAGGCTCCAGCAACCAGTGAGCATCTCCTCCTGCG GCACTATGGTCAGACTCAAAGGAGGCATTTTGACTATGGCCCTGTTGGACGCTACTGGAACTCTGCTGCCCCCTTCCTACGAGCCATGGTATGACTCAAATGCCTCcgatgaggagaaggagaagagccGGAAGCGCAGGCCAGCCTCCCCTCCCTTGTCACAAGAAGGTCAAGATTCCCAGTTCGCCGTGCTGTGTTCAGAGAAACAGGCCAAAGTGGTGGCCATGCCCTCCCAAACCCGCAtctacaaacacaacatcacaGAGACCTCCTTCGTGCTGAGGGCTGATGTTGTGCAGATGACCGGAGCTAACTGCATCGCCTGTTTCTGCGCTAACGGGCATATCATGACTCTGAG TTTGCCCAGTCTAAGGCCTCTGCTGGATGTGAACTACCTGCCGCTGACAGATATGCGGATAGCCAGAACATTCTGCTTTTCTAACCTGGGTCAGGCCCTATACCTCATCTCTGCCACCGAGATCCAGAGGATCACCTATAGCCAGGAGACCTGCGATAACCTGCAG GAGATGCTCAGTGAGTTATTTACCCCTGTGGAGACACCAGAGGCTCCTAACAGAGGTTTCTTCAAAGGCCTTTTTGGGGGAGGAGCTCAGTCTCTGGACAGGGAAGACCTCT TTGGTGAAACAGCTGCTGGTAAGGCCTCCCGTAGCCTGGCCCAGCACATCCCAGGCCCAGGGAGCATGGAGGGCATGAAGAGTGCAGCATCTGGGGTTGTGGGTGACCTGGCCCGCGCCCGGATAGCTCTGGACGAGAGGGGGCAAAAACTGGGCGAGCTGGAGGAAAGAACGGCAGCCATGATGGCCAGCGCAGACTCCTTTTCTAAACATGCTCATGAT ATGATGCTGAAGTACAAAGATAAGAAGTGGTACCAGCTCTGA
- the stxbp5b gene encoding syntaxin-binding protein 5 isoform X8, with the protein MKKFNIRKVLDGLTAASSSSSTTAQPGTPRENDIIQETLQSEHFQLCKTVRHGFPYQPSSMAFDPVQKILAVGTQSGALRLFGRAGVECYCQHESGAAVIQLQFLINEGALVSALTDDSIHLWNLRQKIPAILHSLKFSRERITYCHLPFQSKWLYIGTERGNIHIVNVESFTLSGYVIMWNKAIELSTKTHPGPVVHISDNPMDEGKLLIGFECGVVVLWDLKCKKADYRYSYDEAIHSVAWHHEGKQFVCSHSDGTLTTWNVRVPAKPAQIITPHGKQPKDGKKPEPCKPILKVEYKTTRAGDPFMVLSGGLSYDTVGRRACLTVMHGKSTAVLEMDYPIVDFLTLCETPYPNDFQEPYAVVVLLEKDLVVIDLGQIGYPIFENPYPLTIHESPVTCCEYFADCPAELIPALYSVGSRQKRQGYSKKEWPISGGNWGQGAQSYPEIIITGHADGTIKFWDASALMLQVLYKLKTAKVFERARGKEDKPSTEIVEEDPFAIQTSSWCPESRMLCVAGVSAHVIIYRFSKQEVTTEDVQLLEVRMQCEFSNGDSPDPGGQQTPTLLTPGASSSPQEIEPPTQSSTGSNSTDGPRDNIPCLQVRSSPLKQSPGYQVELVIQLVWVSGEPPQPITSLAINSSYGLVVLGNSNGLAVVDYLQKTLLLNMGTTELYSPSDPYPRQPRSPRKPRQPSGDIPTVTSCMSRLSNLYTESVKKLRSSHFTPCDSNDGSNTSEDRCKSPTSAKMSRKISSSSEQKPDLDAKDNSFTRSRSSSVTSIDRESREAISSFHFCESFPRKMDNLVSPCLLVGTTQGSVTMVALSLPPSGDQRLQQPVSISSCGTMVRLKGGILTMALLDATGTLLPPSYEPWYDSNASDEEKEKSRKRRPASPPLSQEGQDSQFAVLCSEKQAKVVAMPSQTRIYKHNITETSFVLRADVVQMTGANCIACFCANGHIMTLSLPSLRPLLDVNYLPLTDMRIARTFCFSNLGQALYLISATEIQRITYSQETCDNLQEMLSELFTPVETPEAPNRGFFKGLFGGGAQSLDREDLFGETAAGKASRSLAQHIPGPGSMEGMKSAASGVVGDLARARIALDERGQKLGELEERTAAMMASADSFSKHAHDMMLKYKDKKWYQL; encoded by the exons CTTTGGCCGTGCGGGTGTGGAGTGCTACTGTCAGCATGAGAGCGGTGCTGCTGTCATCCAGCTCCAGTTCCTGATCAACGAG GGGGCGCTGGTGAGTGCCTTAACTGATGACAGCATCCACCTGTGGAACCTGAGGCAAAAAATCCCTGCAATACTGCATTCACTCAAGTTCAGCAGGGAGAG AATCACATACTGCCACCTGCCCTTCCAGAGCAAATGGCTTTACATCGGCACAGAAAGAGGAAACATCCACATTGTCAACGTGGAGTCCTTCACTCTCTCAGGCTACGTCATCATGTGGAACAAAGCCATCGAACT ATCCACCAAGACACACCCAGGGCCTGTCGTGCACATCAGTGATAACCCCATGGATGAAGGAAAG CTTCTGATTGGATTTGAGTGTGGGGTAGTGGTGTTGTGGGATTTGAAGTGCAAAAAAGCTGACTACCGCTACAGTTATGATGAG GCGATCCACTCTGTAGCCTGGCACCATGAGGGTAAACAGTTTGTTTGCAGCCACTCTGATGGCACTCTGACCACATGGAATGTACGAGTCCCAGCCAAGCCTGCACAGATCATCACACCACATG GAAAGCAGCCTAAGGATGGAAAAAAGCCAGAGCCATGCAAGCCTATCCTGAAGGTGGAGTACAAAACAACAAGGGCTGG GGACCCATTCATGGTCCTGTCTGGAGGTCTGTCTTATGACACAGTGGGGAGGAGAGCCTGTCTGACTGTGATGCATGGAAAGAGCACTGCCGTCCTGGAGATGGACTACCCCATTGTAGATTTCCTTACACTGTGTGAAACTCCATATCCAAATG ACTTTCAGGAGCCTTATGCTGTGGTGGTCCTCCTCGAGAAGGATTTAGTTGTAATAGACCTTGGACAGATTGG GTACCCTATATTTGAGAATCCATATCCTCTGACTATCCATGAGTCACCAGTGACCTGCTGTGAATACTTTGCTGACTGCCCTGCTGAACTTATTCCTGCACTTTATTCTGTCGGCAGCCGGCAAAAGAGACAAGGTTACAGCAAGAAG GAATGGCCCATTAGTGGGGGAAACTGGGGCCAAGGCGCTCAGAGTTACCCAGAGATCATAATCACTGG ACATGCTGATGGGACGATCAAATTTTGGGATGCTTCTGCAT TAATGCTTCAAGTGCTGTACAAGCTGAAGACTGCTAAGGTTTTTGAGAGGGCTCGCGGTAAGGAGGATAAGCCAAGTACAGAAATAGTAGAGGAGGACCCGTTTGCCATCCAAACCTCATCCTGGTGCCCTGAGAGCAGGATGCTCTGTGTGGCTGGGGTGTCTGCCCACGTTATCATCTATAGGTTCAGCAAACAAGAAGTCACCACTGAAGATGTGCAG CTTTTGGAGGTGCGGATGCAGTGTGAGTTTAGCAATGGGGACTCTCCTGACCCAGGGGGGCAGCAGACCCCCACCCTGCTCACCCCAGGAGCTTCCTCCAGCCCTCAGGAGATCGAGCCACCCACTCAGTCCTCCACAGGCAGCAACTCCACTGATGGACCCCGAGACAATATACCATGCCTGCA GGTGCGGAGCTCCCCACTGAAGCAGTCTCCGGGCTACCAGGTGGAGCTGGTGATCCAGCTGGTGTGGGTGAGCGGGGAGCCACCTCAGCCGATCACCAGCCTGGCTATCAACTCCTCCTACGGCCT tgtggTGTTAGGAAACAGTAATGGCCTGGCTGTGGTGGACTACCTCCAGAAAACTCTGCTTCTCAACATGGGCACAACAGAGCTGTACAGCCCATCTGACCCCTACCCGAGGCAGCCTCGCTCCCCACGCAAACCACGACAGCCCTCTGGAG ACATTCCAACTGTGACGTCTTGCATGTCCAGACTTTCTAACTTGTATACTGAGTCTGTGAAAAAACTACGTTCATCTCACTTCA CACCCTGTGATTCCAACGATGGGTCCAACACCTCAGAGGACCGCTGCAAATCACCTACTTCAG CCAAGATGTCACGGAAAATTAGCTCGTCTAGCGAGCAAAAGCCAGACCTGG ATGCCAAGGATAACTCATTCACCCGCTCACGTAGTTCAAGTGTAACCAGCATAGACAGAGAATCTCGAGAGGCCATCTCCTCCTTTCACTTCTGTGAGAGTTTCCCCAGGAAGATGGACAACCTGGTCAGCCCCTGTCTGCTGGTGGGAACCACCCAGGGCTCTGTGACGATGGTGGCCCTCAGCCTGCCACCCAGTGGGGACCAGAGGCTCCAGCAACCAGTGAGCATCTCCTCCTGCG GCACTATGGTCAGACTCAAAGGAGGCATTTTGACTATGGCCCTGTTGGACGCTACTGGAACTCTGCTGCCCCCTTCCTACGAGCCATGGTATGACTCAAATGCCTCcgatgaggagaaggagaagagccGGAAGCGCAGGCCAGCCTCCCCTCCCTTGTCACAAGAAGGTCAAGATTCCCAGTTCGCCGTGCTGTGTTCAGAGAAACAGGCCAAAGTGGTGGCCATGCCCTCCCAAACCCGCAtctacaaacacaacatcacaGAGACCTCCTTCGTGCTGAGGGCTGATGTTGTGCAGATGACCGGAGCTAACTGCATCGCCTGTTTCTGCGCTAACGGGCATATCATGACTCTGAG TTTGCCCAGTCTAAGGCCTCTGCTGGATGTGAACTACCTGCCGCTGACAGATATGCGGATAGCCAGAACATTCTGCTTTTCTAACCTGGGTCAGGCCCTATACCTCATCTCTGCCACCGAGATCCAGAGGATCACCTATAGCCAGGAGACCTGCGATAACCTGCAG GAGATGCTCAGTGAGTTATTTACCCCTGTGGAGACACCAGAGGCTCCTAACAGAGGTTTCTTCAAAGGCCTTTTTGGGGGAGGAGCTCAGTCTCTGGACAGGGAAGACCTCT TTGGTGAAACAGCTGCTGGTAAGGCCTCCCGTAGCCTGGCCCAGCACATCCCAGGCCCAGGGAGCATGGAGGGCATGAAGAGTGCAGCATCTGGGGTTGTGGGTGACCTGGCCCGCGCCCGGATAGCTCTGGACGAGAGGGGGCAAAAACTGGGCGAGCTGGAGGAAAGAACGGCAGCCATGATGGCCAGCGCAGACTCCTTTTCTAAACATGCTCATGAT ATGATGCTGAAGTACAAAGATAAGAAGTGGTACCAGCTCTGA
- the stxbp5b gene encoding syntaxin-binding protein 5 isoform X12 — MKKFNIRKVLDGLTAASSSSSTTAQPGTPRENDIIQETLQSEHFQLCKTVRHGFPYQPSSMAFDPVQKILAVGTQSGALRLFGRAGVECYCQHESGAAVIQLQFLINEGALVSALTDDSIHLWNLRQKIPAILHSLKFSRERITYCHLPFQSKWLYIGTERGNIHIVNVESFTLSGYVIMWNKAIELSTKTHPGPVVHISDNPMDEGKLLIGFECGVVVLWDLKCKKADYRYSYDEAIHSVAWHHEGKQFVCSHSDGTLTTWNVRVPAKPAQIITPHGKQPKDGKKPEPCKPILKVEYKTTRAGDPFMVLSGGLSYDTVGRRACLTVMHGKSTAVLEMDYPIVDFLTLCETPYPNDFQEPYAVVVLLEKDLVVIDLGQIGYPIFENPYPLTIHESPVTCCEYFADCPAELIPALYSVGSRQKRQGYSKKEWPISGGNWGQGAQSYPEIIITGHADGTIKFWDASALMLQVLYKLKTAKVFERARGKEDKPSTEIVEEDPFAIQTSSWCPESRMLCVAGVSAHVIIYRFSKQEVTTEDVQLLEVRMQCEFSNGDSPDPGGQQTPTLLTPGASSSPQEIEPPTQSSTGSNSTDGPRDNIPCLQVRSSPLKQSPGYQVELVIQLVWVSGEPPQPITSLAINSSYGLVVLGNSNGLAVVDYLQKTLLLNMGTTELYSPSDPYPRQPRSPRKPRQPSGAPCDSNDGSNTSEDRCKSPTSDAKDNSFTRSRSSSVTSIDRESREAISSFHFCESFPRKMDNLVSPCLLVGTTQGSVTMVALSLPPSGDQRLQQPVSISSCGTMVRLKGGILTMALLDATGTLLPPSYEPWYDSNASDEEKEKSRKRRPASPPLSQEGQDSQFAVLCSEKQAKVVAMPSQTRIYKHNITETSFVLRADVVQMTGANCIACFCANGHIMTLSLPSLRPLLDVNYLPLTDMRIARTFCFSNLGQALYLISATEIQRITYSQETCDNLQEMLSELFTPVETPEAPNRGFFKGLFGGGAQSLDREDLFGETAAGKASRSLAQHIPGPGSMEGMKSAASGVVGDLARARIALDERGQKLGELEERTAAMMASADSFSKHAHDMMLKYKDKKWYQL, encoded by the exons CTTTGGCCGTGCGGGTGTGGAGTGCTACTGTCAGCATGAGAGCGGTGCTGCTGTCATCCAGCTCCAGTTCCTGATCAACGAG GGGGCGCTGGTGAGTGCCTTAACTGATGACAGCATCCACCTGTGGAACCTGAGGCAAAAAATCCCTGCAATACTGCATTCACTCAAGTTCAGCAGGGAGAG AATCACATACTGCCACCTGCCCTTCCAGAGCAAATGGCTTTACATCGGCACAGAAAGAGGAAACATCCACATTGTCAACGTGGAGTCCTTCACTCTCTCAGGCTACGTCATCATGTGGAACAAAGCCATCGAACT ATCCACCAAGACACACCCAGGGCCTGTCGTGCACATCAGTGATAACCCCATGGATGAAGGAAAG CTTCTGATTGGATTTGAGTGTGGGGTAGTGGTGTTGTGGGATTTGAAGTGCAAAAAAGCTGACTACCGCTACAGTTATGATGAG GCGATCCACTCTGTAGCCTGGCACCATGAGGGTAAACAGTTTGTTTGCAGCCACTCTGATGGCACTCTGACCACATGGAATGTACGAGTCCCAGCCAAGCCTGCACAGATCATCACACCACATG GAAAGCAGCCTAAGGATGGAAAAAAGCCAGAGCCATGCAAGCCTATCCTGAAGGTGGAGTACAAAACAACAAGGGCTGG GGACCCATTCATGGTCCTGTCTGGAGGTCTGTCTTATGACACAGTGGGGAGGAGAGCCTGTCTGACTGTGATGCATGGAAAGAGCACTGCCGTCCTGGAGATGGACTACCCCATTGTAGATTTCCTTACACTGTGTGAAACTCCATATCCAAATG ACTTTCAGGAGCCTTATGCTGTGGTGGTCCTCCTCGAGAAGGATTTAGTTGTAATAGACCTTGGACAGATTGG GTACCCTATATTTGAGAATCCATATCCTCTGACTATCCATGAGTCACCAGTGACCTGCTGTGAATACTTTGCTGACTGCCCTGCTGAACTTATTCCTGCACTTTATTCTGTCGGCAGCCGGCAAAAGAGACAAGGTTACAGCAAGAAG GAATGGCCCATTAGTGGGGGAAACTGGGGCCAAGGCGCTCAGAGTTACCCAGAGATCATAATCACTGG ACATGCTGATGGGACGATCAAATTTTGGGATGCTTCTGCAT TAATGCTTCAAGTGCTGTACAAGCTGAAGACTGCTAAGGTTTTTGAGAGGGCTCGCGGTAAGGAGGATAAGCCAAGTACAGAAATAGTAGAGGAGGACCCGTTTGCCATCCAAACCTCATCCTGGTGCCCTGAGAGCAGGATGCTCTGTGTGGCTGGGGTGTCTGCCCACGTTATCATCTATAGGTTCAGCAAACAAGAAGTCACCACTGAAGATGTGCAG CTTTTGGAGGTGCGGATGCAGTGTGAGTTTAGCAATGGGGACTCTCCTGACCCAGGGGGGCAGCAGACCCCCACCCTGCTCACCCCAGGAGCTTCCTCCAGCCCTCAGGAGATCGAGCCACCCACTCAGTCCTCCACAGGCAGCAACTCCACTGATGGACCCCGAGACAATATACCATGCCTGCA GGTGCGGAGCTCCCCACTGAAGCAGTCTCCGGGCTACCAGGTGGAGCTGGTGATCCAGCTGGTGTGGGTGAGCGGGGAGCCACCTCAGCCGATCACCAGCCTGGCTATCAACTCCTCCTACGGCCT tgtggTGTTAGGAAACAGTAATGGCCTGGCTGTGGTGGACTACCTCCAGAAAACTCTGCTTCTCAACATGGGCACAACAGAGCTGTACAGCCCATCTGACCCCTACCCGAGGCAGCCTCGCTCCCCACGCAAACCACGACAGCCCTCTGGAG CACCCTGTGATTCCAACGATGGGTCCAACACCTCAGAGGACCGCTGCAAATCACCTACTTCAG ATGCCAAGGATAACTCATTCACCCGCTCACGTAGTTCAAGTGTAACCAGCATAGACAGAGAATCTCGAGAGGCCATCTCCTCCTTTCACTTCTGTGAGAGTTTCCCCAGGAAGATGGACAACCTGGTCAGCCCCTGTCTGCTGGTGGGAACCACCCAGGGCTCTGTGACGATGGTGGCCCTCAGCCTGCCACCCAGTGGGGACCAGAGGCTCCAGCAACCAGTGAGCATCTCCTCCTGCG GCACTATGGTCAGACTCAAAGGAGGCATTTTGACTATGGCCCTGTTGGACGCTACTGGAACTCTGCTGCCCCCTTCCTACGAGCCATGGTATGACTCAAATGCCTCcgatgaggagaaggagaagagccGGAAGCGCAGGCCAGCCTCCCCTCCCTTGTCACAAGAAGGTCAAGATTCCCAGTTCGCCGTGCTGTGTTCAGAGAAACAGGCCAAAGTGGTGGCCATGCCCTCCCAAACCCGCAtctacaaacacaacatcacaGAGACCTCCTTCGTGCTGAGGGCTGATGTTGTGCAGATGACCGGAGCTAACTGCATCGCCTGTTTCTGCGCTAACGGGCATATCATGACTCTGAG TTTGCCCAGTCTAAGGCCTCTGCTGGATGTGAACTACCTGCCGCTGACAGATATGCGGATAGCCAGAACATTCTGCTTTTCTAACCTGGGTCAGGCCCTATACCTCATCTCTGCCACCGAGATCCAGAGGATCACCTATAGCCAGGAGACCTGCGATAACCTGCAG GAGATGCTCAGTGAGTTATTTACCCCTGTGGAGACACCAGAGGCTCCTAACAGAGGTTTCTTCAAAGGCCTTTTTGGGGGAGGAGCTCAGTCTCTGGACAGGGAAGACCTCT TTGGTGAAACAGCTGCTGGTAAGGCCTCCCGTAGCCTGGCCCAGCACATCCCAGGCCCAGGGAGCATGGAGGGCATGAAGAGTGCAGCATCTGGGGTTGTGGGTGACCTGGCCCGCGCCCGGATAGCTCTGGACGAGAGGGGGCAAAAACTGGGCGAGCTGGAGGAAAGAACGGCAGCCATGATGGCCAGCGCAGACTCCTTTTCTAAACATGCTCATGAT ATGATGCTGAAGTACAAAGATAAGAAGTGGTACCAGCTCTGA